The Sinobacterium caligoides DNA window GTCAATAAGAGACCGATAGTGTTCTGGCCCAGATCCATCGCTGCTGCCATACCGGCCATAATCGCATAGATATTCTTCAACGCCCCGGCCAACTCGACCCCGTAGAGGTCCTCGCCGCCATAGACACGGAAATACGGTGTATGCAGCGCTTTCTGCACCACTTCCACCAATTCTGCGTCCTCACTGGCGATAACCGTCCCAGCCAACTGTCGTGCGGCAATCTCTTTGGCCAAGTTTGGTCCACTCATCACACCGAGGCGGACATTCGGGATCTCTTCCTGAAGCACCTGACTCATCAAGTGAAAGCCCTCAGCTTCTATCCCCTTTGTTGTAGAGATTAGCAACGCACCCGGCGCGATCACCTTGGCCAAACGGCGTGCGACATCTCGACTTGAACTACTCGGTATACACATAAAGACAAGCTGGCAACCAGTAACAGCAGCTTCGAGGTCTGTGCTCGCAGTCACCCGTTCCGACAACTTACAACCTGGCAGGTAACCGCTATTAAAATGCTCTTCATTGATTTCGCGCGCGCGTTCCGTGTTACGCAACCAAATGACCGCACGGTGACCGTTTTCTGCCACCATATTAGCGATCGCCGTACCAAAACTACCGCCACCAATAATAGCGATTCGGTACTTCTGCTTTAATTCTGTACTCATAAAACTCTTACTCTGTTTGCAACATCAGCCGCCGAACAATTAACGACACAATAGGCCTCTATTTACTGCACGGTCAATAGGAACACTTACTGACTATAGATAGAGGCCAATAAAAAGGGGAGCCAAGCTCCCCTTTTTAAAACACAATATTAACGGCGATTACTTACTCAGCTCAAGCAGTAGTTTATTCAGTCGACGCACATAAGCCGCCGGATCTTCTAAACTACCACCCTCAGCAAGCTGAGCCTGATCAAACAAGATATTAGCCAGTTCAGCAAAACGATCTTCGTCCTGCTCGACATCAAGCTTGGTCACCAGTGGATGCTCGGGGTTAATCTCGAAGATTGGCTTGCTCTCTGGCACCGCCTGACCCGCTTGCTCTAACAAGCGTCGCATCTGCGCCCCCATATCTGCTTCACCAACAACAAGACAGGCCGGTGAGTCAGTTAAGCGGCTCGTTACCCGTACCGCCTCAACCTTATCGCCTACAGCGCCTTGAATGCGCTCAACGAGATCCTTGTTATTGCTAGCAAGCTCTTCAGCAGCCTTCTTGTCTTCTTCACTATCAAGCTCACCTAGATCAAGGGCACCCTTACCAACATCTTCAAACTGCTTGCCATCGAAATCGACTAGATGACCCATCAACCACTCATCGACACGATCGGTCAATAGCAACACTTCAACGCCTTTCTTACGGAAGACCTCAAGGTGCGGGCTGTTTTTGGCGGTAGTGAGGTTTTCTGCTGCGACATAATAAATCTTGCTCTGCCCCTCTTTCATACGCTCAACGTAAGCTTCGAGGCTCTGATCTTGTGCGCTACCCTCGCTAACGGTGGAGGAGAAACGGAACAGCTTGGCAACCTTCTCACGATTATTGAAGTCTTCCGCTGGCCCCTCTTTCAATACCTGACCGAACTCAGCCCAAAACTTGCCGTAAGCCTCTTCGTCATTCTTCGCCATTTTTGACAACATATCTAGAACACGCTTGGTTAAGGCGCTCTTCATGCTATCGACAGCTGGATCCTGCTGTAGAATCTCGCGAGAAACGTTTAACGACAGGTCGTTAGAGTCCACCACACCTTTGATGAAACGCAGGTACATTGGTAGGAACTGCTCCGCCTCGTCCATGATAAAGGTACGCTGTACGTAGAGCTTCAAGCCACGATCGGCGTCGCGGTTATACAGATCAAAAGGCGCTTTAGCTGGAATATAGAGCAAGCTGCTGTACTCCAACTTACCCTCAACCTTGTTGTGGCTCCACTTCAGAGGCTCTTGGAAGTCATGGCTAATGAGCTTATAGAACTCATTGTACTCCTCATCGCTAACCTCACTGCGTGAACGTGTCCATAATGCTGTTGCATTATTAACTACCTCATCAACAGGCTCTGCAGTCGTCTCTTTTGCATTACCCTCATCATCATACTCAGGTTGTGGCTGTGACTTCATCACCACGGGCAAAGCGATATGATCAGAGTACTTCTTGACGATGTTACGGATGCGGAAACCTTCCGCAAACTCTTTCGCATCTTCCTTCAAGTGCAGAACGATGCTTGTGCCACGCTCAGCACGCTCGCAACTTTCAATACTGAAATCCGCCTCACCGGTAGATTCCCAGTGTACACCTTCACTAGCAGGACTACCTGCGCGGCGAGTATAGACATCGACCTTGTCAGCGACGATAAAGGCTGAATAGAAGCCCACACCAAACTGACCAATCAGCTGGGAGTCTTTACTCTCATCACCACTGAGCTTGCTAATAAACTCGGCGGTACCTGAGCGGGCGATGGTACCAAGGTTAGAAATAACCTCGTCTTTATTCATGCCGATACCATTATCGCTGATAGTAATGGTATTCGCTTCCGCATCATGATCAATACGAATCTTGATATCTGCATCCTGCTCAAGAAGTGCAGCATTCTTTAATGATTCGAAGCGCAGCTTATCGGCGGCATCAGAGGCGTTAGAGATAAGCTCACGTAGGAAGATTTCTCGGTTCGAATAGAGAGAGTGAATCATCAACTGCAGTAACTGCTTGGCTTCAGTCTGAAAACCTAACGTCTCTTTGGTAGCTTCGGTCATCGGGGGCTCCATATTGGGCTAGTGAATAATGTTATGCCGCTGACGAGATAAACACTCATTTAATGGCTTTGCGGCAGGTTCTATCTGCTATATGGGGCAGTTTTTTTCGTAATTCAAGCACCAACATATAAATCTTTCTCACCTAAAGGCATCAAGCCCTCCTCTGTCTACAAGCAACGGCTTACGATAGAATGACCTAACAGGCGAACATAGCACCTCCAGTACCCCAGAATGCAATAACAAGCATTCTCATGCAGTTCTCGGCTCGATATCACTAAGAGCCCCTAACAAAGGCCGGTAATTTTTGAATTCCCCCTCAAACACAACCATTCGCCGCGCCGTAACAATCTGCCTGGCTGCAGTATCCCTCGGGACTCTAAGCGCCGCAGCCAGCAAACATATCACCCCTGTGGCTGGTGCCGCCACAATCGCCTCCGTTCAATACCTCGTCTGCCTCATACTGACCCTGCCATCTATTCGCCATCACGGCAGCAACAGCCTACACACCCAGCGCCTACCACTACACTTATTACGTGGCCTCAGTGGCGCGCTGTGTTTCTTTATCTATTACACCTCAATCGAGCATATCCCTCTCGTCGAGGCAACCTTACTACGTAACTCAGCCCCTTTATGCGTGCCTCTCGTGGTGCTAATCATGCTAAACCAGCGCATAGCCCGGCAGCGCTGGATCCCTTTGATCATTGGCTTTATCGGTATCGCCATCGTCCTGCGCCCCAGTGATGGCAGCCTGAACCTCTACCACATTCTCGGCCTAGGCGCCGCCCTATGCTATGCGCTTTCGATGGTTAGCACCCAAATGCTCTCGACCACGGAACCCAACCACCGCATACTATTCTACTACTTCACTATCTCTCTCGCCTGCCTGCTGCCCTTCAGCATCGGACATTGGCGTGAGATCCCACTCTTTGCATGGCCTTGGCTCATCTTCATTGGTGCAGCTCTCTATCTTAGCCTCCGCCTCTATACCTATGCCTATAGTCTTGCTGATGCAGCAATCCTTTCACCCATCAGCTATTTCTCGGTTGTTGGTGCCGGCATCATCGGTTGGGCCGTCTGGGGGCACAGCCCTGACCCACTCTCCGTTATCGGTATTCTTCTCGTCTGCACCGGCGGTATTAGCGTCATCCTCATCGGCCATGTAAAGAGTAAAAAAATAAAGGGGCTGCCCTCCAACGGTGGCTGCACTAACGAGTAAAGGCCGCTTTCAGCAGCGAAGAGGGCTATCGATAGATAAGTGTTAGCGGTATGATAATGAATATTATAATTATAAATGCCCGGATGCCTGCCATGAGAACACCCCCTTCTAGGACAATAATTGCACTCAGCCTACCGTTATTATTCATGATCAGCACCGGCTACTTCATCAGCCAAAATACTGGCAACCCTGATCATCAAAGCCTCAAAGCCCTACAACGTGGAGAGTTACTAACACAGCAAAAACGCTATCCTGGGGCAATTAAACAGCTAACCCTAGCCGCTACTAGCACCTCACAATATGCCGAACAAAGCCACCAGCGATTGCGTCAACTGGCCAGTATTGAGCACCTGCAGCAACTGTCGATCAAAGAGTTCACCGCACTCAGTCGCTCATTGATCGAATATGCCGACAAGCAACCCTCATCAACGTTCTCACTCCTACAGCTCTGGAAGTATGGCGGCAGTACTGAGCTCTCCATTGAGCAACGCCTCATACTGTCTCAATTAATCGATAGCCAACAACAGCTCGGCGCCAGCAAATCAATCAGCTCAACACGCGTATCTGAGCGCTACACCGATATCTATGAGCAACGGTTAACACTCAACGCCAATGACCATATTGCTGCGCAGAAACTCGTTACTCTCTACTACCAACAGCGAAAGATGTCACAAATGATCGATCTACTGCAGCAGCATCGCAATCATTTGGGCAGCAGCGAAGCGGCAGGAATCCTCGGTCAACTTTACCTCAACGCCGACAACAAAGGTGCGGCCTATCAATATCTTGCCGCTTATAGCCAGCCTCGGCTAGTTCGCCTTGAAAAGGCTAAAAAACAGCTTTCTACCCCGCCCTCTCCACAGCAACTAAAACGTTATCACGATGCTCTTTCCATCACACCCGTTGCCGAAAAGCTAGCCAGACTCCTAGTCACCCTCGCCAACACTGGTCAGCCACAACAACGCCAACAACGGCTCGATCAGGCCGATAAGATTTTAGCGATCATTCATCAAGAAGATGACATCAGTGAGTCCAATACGACTGACGCCTCATGAGCCTCTAGCTGCCAACCAAGCAAAATAGTCACGGCACAAAAAAAGCCGAGACTGCATCGCAATCTCGGCTTTGTAACCTGCGTACTTTCACTACAGAATATCAAGCAGCTCCACATCAAAGATTAAAGCGGCACCCGGGGGAATAGAGGCGCCGGCGCCGCGCTCGCCATAAGCTAGATTACTCGGTATATAAAGACGCCATTTAGAGCCAACCGGCATCATCTGTAACGCTTCCGTCCAACCCGCTATCACGCCATCAACAGGGAATTCAGCGGGCTGATTTCGCTCCACTGAGCTATCAAAGACAGTACCATCGATGAGAGTGCCGTGGTAGTGCGTACGAACGGTCGATGTGAGTGCTGGCTGAGCGCCTTTACCTTTCACGATAATTTCATATTGTAGGCCGCTGTCGAGCACCTTAACGCCATTGCGTTTAGCATTCTTCAGCAAAAACTCACCGCCCTCACTCGCAGCGCGATCAGCCTTTTCATTGGCAATGACCTGTAACTTAGCCTGAATAGCTTCAAATGCGGCGTTCAGATCCTCACTCGACAAGACGCTCGCTTCAGCATGAAAAGCTTGTTCCATGCCGACAATCACTGCCTCGAGATCAAGGCCCTTAATCTGAGTTTTTACCAGATGATCACCAAATTGGCGCCCTAAACCATAGCTAACTTTTTGTTCGTCTGTGCTTAGTGTTAGTTTGTTCTCGGTTGCCATTACTGGTCATCCTTTTAAATCGACATGAAATAATTTGCGCGAACGATAACAGAATGATGTAGCAGAGGCTATGACTTATCCCGCAAGAGATTTTGCCGGGTAACACTTTCAAGATGATAGTAGCAAAATCTACGCCAAAAACACTCAATCGACGTGTAGAGAGGTAACAGTAGTAGGGCACGTAACATTTACAGCCAGCCTCAATATGGCCAATCACTTTCGGTTAATCATGCTCACCATCACAAAGCTCATGATCGTAGAGCAACTGCAACGCCGCACACTCCCCCTCACCCTCAGCCGCACACTGCTGTGACATCTTTAGCAGTTGCTCCTGTAGGTGAGTCAGTCGCCGTAACTTCTCATTAACATCTTGTAGCTGCCTCTGTACCAGCTTTTCAGCACAGTGCGGCTCATCTTGCGACGCCTCGGTTAACTGCAACAGCTCCCGAATCGAGGCTAGCGAAAACCCTAGGGCACGACTATGCACGATAAATTGCAGTCGCTGCCGCTGCTGTGAGTTATAGCGTCTTTGATTGCCTTCCGTCCGCAGCGGCGCCGTCATCAGTTCCTGCGTTTCATAATAACGAATTGTCGCTACTTTACAGCCACTTAGCCGCGCCAATTCGCCGATAGAATAAAATTGCCCCATCTGGCTTGAACCTCTAGCTACTAGAGGTTTTATAGTATCACCAAATGGCGATAGGCGGAAAGCCGCCTGCCTCGCTCAATACAACCAACACCCATACAAACGAGGTAAAGGTCATGGCCGGTTGCTGTAACCACGACACCAAATTCGACGGTCTCTCTCCACAATACAAACGTGCATTGTGGTGGGTCATCGCCATCAACGGCATTATGTTTTTCATTGAGATCTTTGCCGGCATCAGCGCCAACAGTCAAGCCTTACAGGCCGACGCGCTCGATTTTCTCGCCGACACTGCAACTTACGCGATCAGCTTGCTCGTTATCGGCAAATCGTTGCAACTACGCTCTAACGCCGCCTTATTCAAAGGCTTTAGCCTGAGTCTAATCGGTTGTTGGGTACTACTCTCGACACTCTACCGTGTCTTCGTCACCAATAGCCCCACCGCCCTTACCATGGGCAGCATCGGCTTTCTCGCCCTCGCCGCCAACCTCGCCAGCCTAGTAATTTTAATGAAGTATCGCGATGGTGACGCCAACGTCCGCTCGGTATGGTTATGCAGCCGCAACGACGCCATTGGCAACGTTGCCGTGATCGTCGCCGCCGCCATGGTTTGGGGCAGCCAGAGCGCCTGGCCAGACCTTATTGTTGCAGCAATCATGGCCAGTCTATTCCTCAGCTCTTCGTGGCAAATTATTCGCCAAGCCTTAGCTGAGAAGCGCACCACCACCGAGCACGCTGAACACCTCACCTAGATCGCCTTGCACTACCTAACCAGGTAGCCATTGCCGCGCCACTATACGGGCTGCGGCTCACGCCACATCAAATAGAGTGTTGGCGCCCCAGGCACGGGCACCAACTCTCTGATCACCTCAAAACCGTGTCCACGGTAAAAAGCAAGATTGTCCTGCTTCGAGTTTTCCAGATAGGCTCCGACCCCCTGTTCATCAGCCTTGCGCAAAGTATGAGCCAGCAACAGCGACCCCACCCCCTGACCGCGTGCCGAGATCTGAGTGGCAATCGCAAAGAGATAGTAATGGGGCTCTTTCGGGTGATGCTTCTCCATCGCCCGACCTACACGCAACACACGCCACAGGGCTCTAAACCCATAGAGGCGGAAACCACGCCAGAGCGCTGATAGGTCAATCGGATCACCCACTTGCTGCCCCGGCCCCTGCCACAATGTCGCACCAGCACCTTCACGCTGTATAAAGCTCAAGTTCAAATCCATATAGCTTTCAGTCAACAGCTCGAAAACATAGCCCGCTAAGCAAGGCTTAGGGGACATCCAGTTAAACATGGGATCGTCGCTAAACCCCTCACTAAAGATATCGATCAACTGTTGCTGCTGCGCCTGCTGCGCCCGATCAACCTCCCTTGAAAACATCACGCTCCCCTCTACAACATCGTTATTATTTCGTTATTAACCTGCCATGGTGCCCTCAGCTCCAGCTACATACAAGAGGCACACAAAAAAGCCGCTCACTAAGAGCGGCTCCCTGACGAATGACCTTTGTCCGTTATAGCTCGAAGTTATAGGCCAGTGATAGACCCACAGTACGGCCAGGTATCATCACCGCCTTGCGGAACTCACTTTGCACATCACCGAGGAACGGCACATACTCATAGTTAGACGACCGCGCTAAACGCTGCTCATCCGTTAGGTTTTTCACCCAAAGCGTAACATCCCACTGACCGTCTACTGCACGTAAACCGGTATAGAGATTCAACACGCCATAACCGTCAATGTCGCCGTCCTTCAATAGATCATATTGGCGTTCACCCTGGTATTTGTAGAGCCCTCGCAGGTAATACTCGCCTAAATCGCCGACCGCGAGTGCGTACTCACTATTTAAACTGATCGACCACTCCGGTTCAGGCGCCAGCTTATTGCCACCAATGTCACACATGGCCACGCTGCCAACATCCGTCAGATCCAGTGAGGATGCATCGACACAGGGGCCCTGCTCACCACTGTCGAAGGTAGCGTCGACATAGGAAGCACTACCGCCGATATACCAATTATCAGTAGCCACAAAGCTGACGTCACCTTCTAGCCCCATTACAGTGGCATCGCCGTTGTGGCTGACACCACCTTTAACGTTATCGATAGCGCCTTGCCCGGTTACATAGACAACCGATTCGTTATAGGCCTGAAAACCATCAAAGACCTGATAGTAAGCTGATCCATTGAGCTGTAGGCGCCCTCCCATCAGCATCGTTTTCACCCCTAACTCAATGGTATCAGAGGTCTCCTCATCGAACAGCAGCGCATCATCGTTTAACTGATCCGGCGTGATGGTAATACCGCCGGGGCGATAGGCACGATTATAAGCGCCATAAACCATGACGCTTTCACTGAGGTGTTGCGAGAGACGCAGCGTTCCCGTCAGCGCATCACTCTCCTTGTTGACGTATTGCTCGTCAAGCAGAGAGAGGTACGGCGCTGAGCTCAAGTCGAAAGGGGCAACATAAACATCGGCACGCTGATTACGCTCAAGCTCTTGGTAGCGCAAACCAATCTCCAAAGCAGTGCTATCACTAAGGTGCAATGTGTTGTGGGTAAATATCGCCTTAACAGTCGTCTCAATTGGGATCTGCGTCGATGAAGCCTTCACGCCGCTATAATAGCCGTCGTAATATGTATAAGATTTCAAATTTTCATAGTAAAAACCTGCAATATAGTCCCAGAACTGGCCTTCTGCATTAGCGACTCGGAACTCCTGCGTCTTGGTATCATAAGTACTGTTATTGTTATTGGCGACAGTCGGCGCGCCTGGCGGCGACCCCAACACGCTATCGTCACGTATATCATCCTGCACATTATCCTGCTTACCGCTCACCGAGGTGAATATATGGCCAACGGCCTCATAATTCATCTCTAACGTCGTGAGTCGATTCAACGCACTGGTCACTACTTTGGTATCACCAAGGGCGATACGGTCCTCTTTATCATACTGCCCGCGATCATAAGCCGGATTGAGTACGCCTTGCGCAGCCACTAGACCGAGACCAAGGTTTTGCAACATAGTCGCATAGCCTGGCATCGAGGGATCTAAAGCTTGTAGTTTCCCACCAAGATACTGTGCCTGAGCTGCAGCACTCGGTAGCACGCCCTCCCCTAATTGACCAAACACCGCCTCCGGCTGCTCGTGTTCCGAGCGTAGGTAATCATAGGTCAACGTCGCATCGAAACTATCTGTCGGTTGAAACTTGACGCCTATACGTCCCGCCGAGCTGCGATGGCCTTCTTTTTGACCGTTCTTAATATTCTTGATTTCCTGGCCTTCGTTGTCGTCGTAGACGCCAGCAACACGTATCGCTAATTTATCACTACTAATGGGCAGGTTGAGCGCGAACTGACTATTGCTACCACCGTTATCACTAAAGCTCTGCAGCAGGCGACCATCTGTTGCACCAATCTCAGGTTTCTTACTATAGAGGTGAATTGCGCCACCAGGCGAAGTATTGCCCTGCAAAGTCCCCTGAGGCCCCTTGAGGATTTCCACCTGTTCAATATCATAGAGAGCCTGGAAAGCGACATTGGTGCGCACTGCCATATCATTCCAGTAGACATCTATCGGGGCAGAGCCGGTCGAGTTCGAGTCGACAGAAATACCTCGCATGGCAATCGCCTGCTTGCGACTATCAGCCTTGTCCATCGTTAAACCGGTGGCAACCTCTTGAATTTGCGAAAAGTCTGTAATCGCCAACTCGTCTAGTGCTGAGCTTGAAATAGCGCTGATCGAACCGGCGACATCCTGGATGCTCTGAGCGCGCTTCTCACCGACTACGATAACCTCCTCCAAGACGAGAGAGTCCGCCATCGTCATGCCTGCGATAGTCGAACCTGCTAAGCTAACCGCAGCCGCCAATAAGGATTTTTTTAAGCATATTTTATTATTATTGATCATGTCCATTCCAAGTTGTAACAGTGACTTCATTCTCCTCTTGAACCTTCGAGACAATGGCGATGCTAATCATCTAGTCGAATCAAGCATCAACCCACAAATCCATCGCGAAATCGTCATCAAGAACTCTGCAGACAAAGGAAAATATAATATTATTTTTCTGTTTATTATTAATATCTATAAGCTAACGCTAACAACGACACTATGCTAATGCAATAGAAAAATAAGGATATTTCTTATTAATGATATAAAAAAAAACCCGCTGATAGACACAACGGGTTTTTCTGTTAACAACATTTTTAATGTGCTCAACGACTACTTGAGCACCTCTTCCATGAAGTCCATACTTGCTTGATGGACGATAGTTCGGCGATGATTCGCCCATAACTCTTCAATTTTGTTTGAGTTCAGTCGCTGCCTATCAACAAAGACTTGAGATTGCAATTCTCCCGTCACATTCGCCGACGGACACTTGGCAAAAACAAACTGATTGCTGAGAATGTTCATATAGGCACCCGCCTTACTCGACGGCATTACAAAAATCAGCTGTAGACCAAGCTGCCCTGTCAGGTAGTTGATTACCTCACGAGAGCGAGTCTCATCCATGCGCGAAAAGGCCTCGTCAACAAGTACCATACGCAAATGATTTTGCCCCTCCCTAAAGCGAAAGGCCGAGGTGACCGCCGCCGAGCGGATAATATAAAAGGGCGTCTCTGACTGACCACCGGAACCTGTGCCGTATTGGCTGAGCGCAATCGCCTCCTTACCCTCCGGGTTTTTGTAAATTTCATAGCGACGATAGTTACGATAATCAGAGATACGGGCCAACTCCTTCATCGCCCGCTGCTCATCTTCGTCCAGTAGCATAGAGACCATGCGCTGCAAGACATCACGGCTCTTCGCCGTCAGTTCTAGCTGCTCAAGATCGATACCATCTCCCAGCTGCGGCTGCTCAATAATCTCCTTGAAGAAGCGGAAGTATTCCTCAAACTCTGGCACCCAAGTCCAATCAAATTGATAAAACTCACGATCCGCACCAAAGCGATGCCCCTCCAGCTCCCCGTTGAGCCGCACCAAGACCTGCTCACCATCGCGAACTGCCTGATAGATAGCATGACAAAGGTTCGTCACGAAGGTGGTATTGAAACTCGCCTTAATGGTCGTCAGCTGAGCATACTTCTCGACCAAGACATTATTCTTCAGCTTGTTCTTCTGCGCATCGAGGGCCTGACGTAGACCGACCACACGACCGAACAACTTGATACCGTGACTTTGACTGTGATCCATCTCGAAGACGATAGCGTCAACCGCCGGGGCCGCCATGTTCTGCTCGTTGATACTGCGTTCTATGCTCGCAAGTTGCTGGTTCAGTGCGATACGATCCTGCTCTAGCTTCTGCTCCAGCAACTCCGCATCCACATCGACTGCCTGTTGGTCGGCATCCTCCAGCACGGCGTCATAATCGAAATCAGGCCAGATTGCCGTGATCGCCTCCAGCGCCTGCTCACACTGCTCGGCCACCACCTCAGCCTCTTCCTGGTTGTGATCATACTGCCCAAGACTCTTCTCTAGCTTGGTCAGACGCTCCTCTAGACCACCGGCTTGCTGCAACAACTGATGTTGCTCAGCACGTATACTTAAGCGCTGCTCCTCGACGGCGGCCACCTGTTCTTCAAGATCGGCACACTCGCTAAGATCAAGTCCTGCCAGCTCGCTCTCGACCTGGCCTAGCTGACGCTGGCAATCAAGTAACTCAGCCACAACCTCGCCATAACGGTGGTCACTCAAGTTATCAATCAGCTGTAATAGCTCCGCTACTTGCTGGTAATCGGCATCAAGGCCTGACAGTTCTGCAAGTAAATCTTCGGCCTCATTGCGCTGCGCCAAAACTGCACGCTCCCGCGCCGCCGTACCAAAGACGAGGTCGGCATCACTGATATCACAACGGAACATCGCATAGTTACCCGAGGCCATACCATCTTGAGTCACACCACGACGCGTCATTCGCAGCGCCTTCTCATCCTCAACGCGCTCTACACTGTGGTAGCTGGCGGTCAGGTAATATTCGGCAATCTTATGCTGGAACGACATGGCCCGAACGATTGAGTTCTTGCTCACTTTGCCTAGGCGCTTGTAATCACTCAGCACCCGCTCACCCTGAATCACCTTGGCGTTATTACGACGCCCTGGCAGCGAACGAACGATGCGAATTGCCTCCGCCTCGTAGCCCAGCTCAACAATAATACCGAACCGGTTGCCGCCGATGTAGCCCTCGATAGAAGACTGCCAATCACTATCGAGAATTTCGATGTAATCACACAACACCCT harbors:
- a CDS encoding NAD(P)H-dependent glycerol-3-phosphate dehydrogenase: MSTELKQKYRIAIIGGGSFGTAIANMVAENGHRAVIWLRNTERAREINEEHFNSGYLPGCKLSERVTASTDLEAAVTGCQLVFMCIPSSSSRDVARRLAKVIAPGALLISTTKGIEAEGFHLMSQVLQEEIPNVRLGVMSGPNLAKEIAARQLAGTVIASEDAELVEVVQKALHTPYFRVYGGEDLYGVELAGALKNIYAIMAGMAAAMDLGQNTIGLLLTRALAEMSRFAVNMGANPLTFIGLAGVGDLIVTCMSPLSRNYRVGYALGEGKNLQQIVAELGQVAEGVNTLKIVKHKADELDVYMPLVQGLYAVIHGGESVAAVINSMMSAEQKGDVVFAIANNEAEAGL
- the htpG gene encoding molecular chaperone HtpG, coding for MTEATKETLGFQTEAKQLLQLMIHSLYSNREIFLRELISNASDAADKLRFESLKNAALLEQDADIKIRIDHDAEANTITISDNGIGMNKDEVISNLGTIARSGTAEFISKLSGDESKDSQLIGQFGVGFYSAFIVADKVDVYTRRAGSPASEGVHWESTGEADFSIESCERAERGTSIVLHLKEDAKEFAEGFRIRNIVKKYSDHIALPVVMKSQPQPEYDDEGNAKETTAEPVDEVVNNATALWTRSRSEVSDEEYNEFYKLISHDFQEPLKWSHNKVEGKLEYSSLLYIPAKAPFDLYNRDADRGLKLYVQRTFIMDEAEQFLPMYLRFIKGVVDSNDLSLNVSREILQQDPAVDSMKSALTKRVLDMLSKMAKNDEEAYGKFWAEFGQVLKEGPAEDFNNREKVAKLFRFSSTVSEGSAQDQSLEAYVERMKEGQSKIYYVAAENLTTAKNSPHLEVFRKKGVEVLLLTDRVDEWLMGHLVDFDGKQFEDVGKGALDLGELDSEEDKKAAEELASNNKDLVERIQGAVGDKVEAVRVTSRLTDSPACLVVGEADMGAQMRRLLEQAGQAVPESKPIFEINPEHPLVTKLDVEQDEDRFAELANILFDQAQLAEGGSLEDPAAYVRRLNKLLLELSK
- a CDS encoding DMT family transporter, which codes for MNSPSNTTIRRAVTICLAAVSLGTLSAAASKHITPVAGAATIASVQYLVCLILTLPSIRHHGSNSLHTQRLPLHLLRGLSGALCFFIYYTSIEHIPLVEATLLRNSAPLCVPLVVLIMLNQRIARQRWIPLIIGFIGIAIVLRPSDGSLNLYHILGLGAALCYALSMVSTQMLSTTEPNHRILFYYFTISLACLLPFSIGHWREIPLFAWPWLIFIGAALYLSLRLYTYAYSLADAAILSPISYFSVVGAGIIGWAVWGHSPDPLSVIGILLVCTGGISVILIGHVKSKKIKGLPSNGGCTNE
- a CDS encoding FKBP-type peptidyl-prolyl cis-trans isomerase; amino-acid sequence: MATENKLTLSTDEQKVSYGLGRQFGDHLVKTQIKGLDLEAVIVGMEQAFHAEASVLSSEDLNAAFEAIQAKLQVIANEKADRAASEGGEFLLKNAKRNGVKVLDSGLQYEIIVKGKGAQPALTSTVRTHYHGTLIDGTVFDSSVERNQPAEFPVDGVIAGWTEALQMMPVGSKWRLYIPSNLAYGERGAGASIPPGAALIFDVELLDIL
- a CDS encoding MerR family transcriptional regulator; this translates as MGQFYSIGELARLSGCKVATIRYYETQELMTAPLRTEGNQRRYNSQQRQRLQFIVHSRALGFSLASIRELLQLTEASQDEPHCAEKLVQRQLQDVNEKLRRLTHLQEQLLKMSQQCAAEGEGECAALQLLYDHELCDGEHD
- a CDS encoding cation transporter; this encodes MAGCCNHDTKFDGLSPQYKRALWWVIAINGIMFFIEIFAGISANSQALQADALDFLADTATYAISLLVIGKSLQLRSNAALFKGFSLSLIGCWVLLSTLYRVFVTNSPTALTMGSIGFLALAANLASLVILMKYRDGDANVRSVWLCSRNDAIGNVAVIVAAAMVWGSQSAWPDLIVAAIMASLFLSSSWQIIRQALAEKRTTTEHAEHLT
- a CDS encoding GNAT family N-acetyltransferase, giving the protein MFSREVDRAQQAQQQQLIDIFSEGFSDDPMFNWMSPKPCLAGYVFELLTESYMDLNLSFIQREGAGATLWQGPGQQVGDPIDLSALWRGFRLYGFRALWRVLRVGRAMEKHHPKEPHYYLFAIATQISARGQGVGSLLLAHTLRKADEQGVGAYLENSKQDNLAFYRGHGFEVIRELVPVPGAPTLYLMWREPQPV
- a CDS encoding TonB-dependent receptor: MKSLLQLGMDMINNNKICLKKSLLAAAVSLAGSTIAGMTMADSLVLEEVIVVGEKRAQSIQDVAGSISAISSSALDELAITDFSQIQEVATGLTMDKADSRKQAIAMRGISVDSNSTGSAPIDVYWNDMAVRTNVAFQALYDIEQVEILKGPQGTLQGNTSPGGAIHLYSKKPEIGATDGRLLQSFSDNGGSNSQFALNLPISSDKLAIRVAGVYDDNEGQEIKNIKNGQKEGHRSSAGRIGVKFQPTDSFDATLTYDYLRSEHEQPEAVFGQLGEGVLPSAAAQAQYLGGKLQALDPSMPGYATMLQNLGLGLVAAQGVLNPAYDRGQYDKEDRIALGDTKVVTSALNRLTTLEMNYEAVGHIFTSVSGKQDNVQDDIRDDSVLGSPPGAPTVANNNNSTYDTKTQEFRVANAEGQFWDYIAGFYYENLKSYTYYDGYYSGVKASSTQIPIETTVKAIFTHNTLHLSDSTALEIGLRYQELERNQRADVYVAPFDLSSAPYLSLLDEQYVNKESDALTGTLRLSQHLSESVMVYGAYNRAYRPGGITITPDQLNDDALLFDEETSDTIELGVKTMLMGGRLQLNGSAYYQVFDGFQAYNESVVYVTGQGAIDNVKGGVSHNGDATVMGLEGDVSFVATDNWYIGGSASYVDATFDSGEQGPCVDASSLDLTDVGSVAMCDIGGNKLAPEPEWSISLNSEYALAVGDLGEYYLRGLYKYQGERQYDLLKDGDIDGYGVLNLYTGLRAVDGQWDVTLWVKNLTDEQRLARSSNYEYVPFLGDVQSEFRKAVMIPGRTVGLSLAYNFEL